CCAGCTTCTCTACAATTTTATTTCGAATGTGATCAAAGTGATCGCCCACCTCTTCCTGAAAAGAAATCACATAATTGTGAGAAAGAATAAAAGAGACCTGCTCTACCTTGAGGTCTTCGTCCCCTTCTCGCAAAACAGATTTGATACTAAAAAACAAATACGAATCGTATGCCTCAACTTTCGGTCTCAAAGTAGTATCCAATACATGACGCAGGGTGATTCGATCTAGTTTTAGATCTGTACAAAGCTTTTCGATCAATTGAACATCATGCAATCCATAGATATTCAACCAATGCGTTTTCTTGTCATCCAGGTTCTTGGGGAAGGTATCGTGCGCATTTTCATTGACTATATCCAGCGTATCTGAATTGTACAAATAATGCTGAGTAGTTACCTCCTCCACCTTTTTCTCTCCGATAAAGGAAACCTGTCCACTACCCTTAGCCTTAGACTTTTGATCTGTGTACAGAGAGATCGGCAAGCTCACCAAACTCTTCAATCCAGAGAACAATAACTTATCGGGACGTGTGATGTCAAAATCTTTCATGTTTTGTAATTTCTAATGATTGGAGAAAATAAAGCTAAATGATAATCATGGGTCAAGTACAAATTTGATAAAAGAATAAAATCTCTAGCTGTCATTTATTTGAATTTAGTAGAGATATTTGAGCTTGGATTCAATAAGACCATTCGTGGAATAATCCCCAATGGGCTTTGTTTTGTCTCTCTTATATATGACCTTCAGTTTTGAAACCTGATAGTAAACAACACATGATCACAATCGGCCGAAAGGATAAAGTCGATTTACCTGAATTTGACTTAATAGGAATTGATGCAAAAATTGATACGGGTGCTTATGGTTCTGCCCTTCACTGTCATCATACCATCATCGAAAAAGAAAATGGAGAAGAAATACTAAGCTTCCAAATTTTGGATCCTGATCATCCTGAGTATGAGGACAAGGTCTTTCGTACGAAGCACTTTGATCGGAAAACAGTCAAAAGCTCTAATGGAGACATGGAAGAGCGTTTCACGATCCAAACTGAAATCTTCTTATTTGGTGAAAAACAAGAAATTGAATTTTCGCTAACCGACCGACGCAAAATGAAAAACCCCATCCTCTTGGGAAGAACCTTTCTTTCTGGAAAGTATCTGGTGGATGTCCAACTCAAAAATTTATCACACAAAAAAAGAAAAACTACATTATGAAAATCGCTGTATTGTCACGCAACCCTAAACTATACTCCACCCGCCGACTTGTCGAGGGCATAGAAAAACGGGGACATGAAGCCAGAGTTATTGACCACATGAAGTGTGACATCATCATGGATGATAAAGGGCCTTCTATCTACTATGAAGGAGAGGTCCTTAATGATCTTGATGCTGTGATTCCTAGGATTGGTGCATCGGTAACATTCTATGGTACCGCAGTAGTTCGCCAGTTCGAAATGATGGATGTCTTCTGTACAGTAGATTCAATCGCCATCACCAGGTCAAGAGACAAACTCAGAAGTCTTCAGATTTTGTCCCGTTCTGGTGTAGGGATGCCTAAAACTGCCTTTACCAACTTCAATAAAAAAGAAAACAAGGTCTTAAAACACATCGGACAAGCCCCGGTAGTGATCAAGTTGCTGGAAGGAACCCAGGGACTGGGTGTGGTACTGGCCGAAACCAACAAGGCTGCTACATCGGTAGTCGAAGCATTCGAAAGTGTAAAGACACGTGTGATTCTACAAGAGTTCATCGAAGAAGCCGGTGGAGCAGACATTCGCGCCTTTGTAGTCAATGGAGAGGTAGTAGGAGCGATGAAAAGACAAGGAAAAGAGGGTGAGTTCAGATCAAACCTTCATAGAGGTGGCAATGCCGCAGTTATCAAATTGAGTCGTGCAGAAAAATCAACTGCCCTCAAAGCTGCAAAAAGTATGGGGCTAGCGGTAGCTGGTGTAGATATGCTACAGTCCAAAAAAGGTCCGTTGGTTCTAGAGGTCAATTCCTCTCCAGGTCTGGAAGGGATAGAAAATGCCACAGGTGTGGACATAGCGGACAAAATCGTAGAATTCATCGAATCTAAGGCCAAAAAGAAAAAGAAAACTAAAAAGCACGCCTAAGGCTGTGCTGTCAGAATGCGAATAAGTGATGTAGACATATTGCCAGGTGAAACCAAAAACGTGACGGTGAATATCGCCCGTTTGCCTTCGCATTCTCCTATTGAAATTACCATTACAGTATCTCGTGCTTTGCAAGAAGGCCCAATACTCCTGTTGATGGGTGGTCTGCATGGTGATGAGATCAATGGGATAGAAATCGTCAGACGAATGATCGAAAAGGGATACCATATAGTTGATCGTGGCACCACTATATGCATCCCTATTCTCAACGTTTACGGTTTTATCCACTTTTCGCGCTACGTACCAGATGGTAAGGACGTGAACCGCTCCTTTCCCGGGAATAAAAATGGTTCTCTTGCTGCGCGGGTAGCTTATTATCTGATGAAAGAAATCATACCCCAGATTGATTATGGGGTGGATTTTCATACTGGTGGTGCGGATCGTACCAATTACCCACAGGTGAGATGTGTGATGACACAACCCAAAAATGCAGAATTAGCCAAAGCCTTTTATGCTCCCTTTAGTCTACATTCTCCGTTTCGGCCCAAGTCACTGAGATGGGCTGCTGGCAAAATGGGCAAAAAAATATTGGTCTTCGAAGGAGGCGAATCAGCGCGCTTTGATGAGTCTGCCATCAATCATGGAATTGACGGCACCTTGCGTCTGATGAAATATCTGGAAATGCACAGCGATCCCGCACCCGTTCCGGATTTTCAAAACATCAAAATCAAATCTTCTTCCTGGATTAGAGCCAAGGCCTCCGGACTTTTTCTCACAGAGGTCAAAAGTGGAGAAATGGTAAAGCGTAACCAGATCATTGGTTATATCTCAGACCCCTTTGGAGAGTTCAAAATAGCCGTACGGTCTAGTGCCAATGGCTACATCATTGGGCTCAATCACAATCCAATTGTTCACTCAGGTGATGCCATTGTACACATAGGGGTGTACAAGGACCCAGCTCCTATTGCTGAGTAATTCAATTTAAAGATTCGGGATCCAGATTCAATCCTCGCTTTGCGAAGAAAACCGTAATTGGACTA
This is a stretch of genomic DNA from Reichenbachiella ulvae. It encodes these proteins:
- a CDS encoding ATP-dependent zinc protease family protein; its protein translation is MITIGRKDKVDLPEFDLIGIDAKIDTGAYGSALHCHHTIIEKENGEEILSFQILDPDHPEYEDKVFRTKHFDRKTVKSSNGDMEERFTIQTEIFLFGEKQEIEFSLTDRRKMKNPILLGRTFLSGKYLVDVQLKNLSHKKRKTTL
- the rimK gene encoding 30S ribosomal protein S6--L-glutamate ligase, whose protein sequence is MKIAVLSRNPKLYSTRRLVEGIEKRGHEARVIDHMKCDIIMDDKGPSIYYEGEVLNDLDAVIPRIGASVTFYGTAVVRQFEMMDVFCTVDSIAITRSRDKLRSLQILSRSGVGMPKTAFTNFNKKENKVLKHIGQAPVVIKLLEGTQGLGVVLAETNKAATSVVEAFESVKTRVILQEFIEEAGGADIRAFVVNGEVVGAMKRQGKEGEFRSNLHRGGNAAVIKLSRAEKSTALKAAKSMGLAVAGVDMLQSKKGPLVLEVNSSPGLEGIENATGVDIADKIVEFIESKAKKKKKTKKHA
- a CDS encoding succinylglutamate desuccinylase/aspartoacylase family protein → MRISDVDILPGETKNVTVNIARLPSHSPIEITITVSRALQEGPILLLMGGLHGDEINGIEIVRRMIEKGYHIVDRGTTICIPILNVYGFIHFSRYVPDGKDVNRSFPGNKNGSLAARVAYYLMKEIIPQIDYGVDFHTGGADRTNYPQVRCVMTQPKNAELAKAFYAPFSLHSPFRPKSLRWAAGKMGKKILVFEGGESARFDESAINHGIDGTLRLMKYLEMHSDPAPVPDFQNIKIKSSSWIRAKASGLFLTEVKSGEMVKRNQIIGYISDPFGEFKIAVRSSANGYIIGLNHNPIVHSGDAIVHIGVYKDPAPIAE